A part of Rattus rattus isolate New Zealand chromosome 4, Rrattus_CSIRO_v1, whole genome shotgun sequence genomic DNA contains:
- the LOC116898145 gene encoding protein transport protein Sec61 subunit gamma-like, with amino-acid sequence MDQVMQFVEPSWQFVKDSIRLVKRCTKPDRKEFQKIAMATAIGFPIMGFIGFIVKLIHIPINNIIVGG; translated from the coding sequence ATGGATCAGGTAATGCAGTTTGTTGAGCCAAGTTGGCAGTTTGTAAAGGACTCGATTCGGCTGGTTAAAAGATGCACCAAACCTGATAGAAAAGAATTCCAGAAGATCGCCATGGCCACAGCGATTGGATTCCCTATCATGGGGTTCATCGGCTTCATTGTGAAACTGATCCACATCCCTATTAATAACATTATTGTGGGTGGCTGA